A DNA window from Malus domestica chromosome 12, GDT2T_hap1 contains the following coding sequences:
- the LOC103449318 gene encoding uncharacterized protein isoform X1, translating into MEASPQGQKPPRKFLSTGTQKDLCFVVREGSLADVDSALGLLKKSGGDINSRNIFGLTPLHIATWRNHIPIVRRLLAAGADPDIRDGESGWSSLHRALHFGHLAVASILLQSGASITLEDSKSRTPIDLLSGPVLQALQNGHNSVTTEVYSWGSGTNYQLGTGNAHIQKLPCKVDVLRCSLIKLVSAAKFHSVAVTSRGEVYTWGFGRGGRLGHPDFDIHSGQAAVITPRHVTFGIGSRRVKAIAAAKHHTVIATEGGEVFTWGSNREGQLGYTSVDTQPTPRRVSSLRSKVVAVAAANKHTAVVSNGGEVFTWGCNREGQLGYGTSNSASNYTPRLVESLKGKVFKGVAAAKYHTIILGVDGEVYTWGHRIVTPKRVLIARNLKKSGTTTLKFHRKERLHVVSIAAGMVYSTALTDDGALFYWVSSDPDFRSQQLYSLSGRSMVNISAGKYWTAAVTATGDVYMWDGKNGKDKPPVATRLHGTKRATSVSVGETHLLIIGSLYHPAYTSNNPPKQKSNAKDELEELDEDLMFNDMESDNVLPTIQNDDAGKKPIPSLKSLCQKVAAENLVEPRNTIQLLEIADSLVADDLRKYCEEIAIRNLDYIFTVSSQAIASASPDVLANLENVLDLRSSEPWSYRCFPTPTATFPAIIYSEEEDSNGEVQRTRDGHTEQSIWKNEIHQRADSFLQPKDDPNHGIEKQVRALRKKLQQIEMLEAKQSRGQVLDDQQIAKLQTRSALESSLAELGVPVETPQLKTPSSVLLDGKGNKKVEPSKKQKKRNKKMATQVDIGLCFSGNEGELNHANGFLNTETSQTSKDKEEHAMIEGIATSQTNQESALCVKKDNLNLTNNKCSSPIVSKKKNKKGGLSMFLSGALDDAPKHVAPPPPSPKSEGPAWGGAKFSKGFASLREIQDEQRKTKESQSTGNKSHPEDPFDDRSDGKIRLSSFLPSKPIPLVSTHTPLASDGDRGTPSWTASGTPPLVSRPSLRDIQMQQQGKQHQSVSQSPKTKTTGFSVTSGQGSPLDTSGVNRWFKPEVDQPSPIRSIQIEEKAMKELRRFYDSVKIVKKPMVN; encoded by the exons ATGGAAGCCTCACCTCAAGGACAAAAGCCTCCTCGCAAATTTCTGTCGACTGGAACCCAGAAAGATCTTTGCTTTGTTGTGCGAGAAGGATCATTGGCTGATGTGGATTCAGCACTAGGTTTACTGAAGAAGAGTGGTGGTGATATAAATTCAAGAAACATTTTTGGTCTCACTCCTCTTCATATTGCAACATGGAGAAACCACATTCCCATTGTTAGGAGGCTTCTTGCGGCTGGCGCTGACCCAGATATTAGG GATGGGGAATCTGGATGGAGTAGCCTTCACAGAGCTCTCCATTTTGGTCATCTTGCAGTGGCAAGTATACTTCTCCAGTCTGGTGCTTCTATCACACTAGAGGATTCTAAATCTCGAACACCTATTGATCTCCTCTCTGGGCCTGTCTTGCAAGCTCTTCAAAATGGACACAACTCTG TTACGACGGAGGTTTATAGTTGGGGAAGTGGTACAAACTATCAACTTGGAACTGGAAATGCACACATACAAAAGTTACCATGCAAGGTTGATGTTCTTCGTTGTTCTTTAATCAAGTTGGTTTCTGCTGCTAAGTTCCATAGTGTGGCAGTCACTTCTCGAGGAGAAGTCTACACTTGGGGGTTTGGAAGAGGAGGACGACTTGGTCACCCTGATTTTGATATACACAG CGGTCAAGCTGCAGTTATCACACCGCGTCACGTGACATTTGGTATAGGGTCCCGTCGGGTGAAGGCAATTGCGGCAGCTAAACATCACACCGTTATTGCTACGGAGGGTGGGGAAGTGTTCACCTGGGGGTCCAATAGAG AGGGTCAGCTTGGCTACACTTCCGTGGATACCCAACCTACACCTCGTAGAGTGAGTTCCCTTAGGTCAAAAGTTGTTGCAGTTGCTGCCGCCAACAAGCACACTGCTGTTGTTTCAAACGGTGGTGAAGTTTTCACATGGGGGTGCAATAGGGAAGGTCAGCTTGGCTATGGTACATCTAACTCTGCTTCAAACTACACCCCAAGATTAGTTGAATCCTTGAAAGGCAAGGTTTTTAAAGGGGTTGCAGCAGCAAAATATCACACAATTATATTGGGAGTTGATGGGGAG GTATACACTTGGGGTCATCGCATTGTCACGCCAAAACGTGTTTTAATTGCAAGAAACTTGAAAAAGAGTGGAACTACCACTTTGAAGTTTCATCGCAAGGAACGGCTTCATGTGGTTTCTATAGCTGCAGGGATGGTATATAGCACAGCTCTGACAGATGATGGCGCATTATTTTATTGGGTGTCATCAGATCCGGATTTCAGAAGCCAGCAG CTGTATTCATTGAGTGGAAGAAGTATGGTGAACATATCTGCAGGGAAATACTGGACTGCCGCAGTTACAGCTACAGGTGATGTTTACATGTGGGATGGGAAGAATGGTAAGGATAAGCCACCAGTTGCGACTCGGTTACATGGTACGAAGCGGGCTACTTCAGTTTCTGTAGGCGAAACACACTTGTTGATTATTGGCTCCCTTTATCACCCTGCCTACACTTCCAATAACCCTCCGAAGCAGAAGTCAAATGCCAAAGATGAGCTAGAAGAGCTTGATGAAGATCTTATGTTCAATGACATGGAGTCTGACAATGTTTTACCTACTATCCAAAATGATGATGCTGGGAAGAAGCCCATACCGAGCTTGAAAAGTCTTTGTCAAAAAGTGGCTGCAGAGAATCTAGTGGAGCCACGAAATACTATTCAACTGCTCGAAATTGCCGATTCACTCGTGGCAGATGATTTGCGGAAGTACTGTGAG GAGATTGCCATACGCAACCTTGACTATATTTTTACAGTATCATCACAAGCTATTGCTAGTGCTTCACCAGATGTTCTAGCTAACCTTGAAAACGTATTGGACCTAAGGTCATCTGAACCATGGAGTTACCGTTGTTTCCCAACTCCTACAGCTACTTTTCCTGCTATTATTTATAGTGAAGAGGAAGATAGTAACGGTGAGGTTCAAAGGACGCGTGATGGCCATACAGAGCAATCCATCTGGAAAAATGAAATCCACCAAAGAGCAGATTCCTTTCTTCAACCCAAAGATGATCCAAATCATGGTATTGAAAAGCAAGTTCGAGCCTTGCGGAAAAAGCTGCAGCAGATTGAGATGCTTGAAGCAAAACAGTCTAGGGGGCAAGTTCTTGATGACCAGCAAATTGCAAAGCTCCAAACGAGGTCAGCTCTAGAGAGCTCGCTGGCTGAGCTTGGTGTTCCAGTTGAGACACCACAGTTGAAGACACCATCGTCAGTTTTGCTAGATGGAAAAGGGAACAAAAAGGTTGAGCCATcaaaaaaacagaagaaaaggAACAAAAAGATGGCAACACAAGTGGATATAGGTTTGTGTTTTTCGGGAAATGAAGGAGAACTAAACCATGCAAATGGTTTCTTGAATACTGAAACCTCTCAAACCTCAAAGGATAAG GAGGAGCATGCCATGATTGAAGGGATTGCGACAAGCCAAACCAATCAAGAGTCAGCTTTGTGTGTTAAGAAGGACAATTTAAACCTAACAAATAACAAGTGTTCATCACCAATagtgtccaagaagaagaataaaaaggGTGGGCTTTCTATGTTCTTGAGTGGCGCTCTTGATGATGCCCCCAAGCATGTTGCACCCCCTCCACCATCCCCAAAAAGTGAAGGCCCAGCATGGGGTGGTGCTAAATTTTCCAAAGGGTTTGCATCCCTTCGCGAGATTCAGGATGAGCAAAGAAAAACCAAGGAGAGTCAGTCAACTGGGAACAAAAGTCACCCAGAAGATCCTTTCGATGATAGAAGTGATGGAAAGATTCGTCTGAGTTCTTTTTTACCTTCCAAGCCAATACCGTTGGTTTCAACCCATACTCCACTGGCATCTGATGGAGATAGAGGCACACCTTCTTGGACTGCTTCAGGAACTCCTCCCCTTGTTTCTCGCCCATCTCTGAGGGACATCCAAATGCAGCAG CAGGGCAAGCAACACCAGAGTGTATCCCAGAGTCCAAAGACAAAAACCACCGGATTCTCAGTCACAAGTGGTCAGGGATCGCCACTGGATACTTCTGGAGTGAACCGGTGGTTCAAACCGGAGGTAGATCAACCGTCACCAATTCGGTCAATTCAGATCGAGGAAAAGGCTATGAAGGAGCTTAGGCGCTTCTACGACAGTGTTAAGATTGTCAAGAAGCCGATGGTAAATTAG
- the LOC103449318 gene encoding uncharacterized protein isoform X2, translating to MEASPQGQKPPRKFLSTGTQKDLCFVVREGSLADVDSALGLLKKSGGDINSRNIFGLTPLHIATWRNHIPIVRRLLAAGADPDIRDGESGWSSLHRALHFGHLAVASILLQSGASITLEDSKSRTPIDLLSGPVLQALQNGHNSVTTEVYSWGSGTNYQLGTGNAHIQKLPCKVDVLRCSLIKLVSAAKFHSVAVTSRGEVYTWGFGRGGRLGHPDFDIHSGQAAVITPRHVTFGIGSRRVKAIAAAKHHTVIATEGGEVFTWGSNREGQLGYTSVDTQPTPRRVSSLRSKVVAVAAANKHTAVVSNGGEVFTWGCNREGQLGYGTSNSASNYTPRLVESLKGKVFKGVAAAKYHTIILGVDGEVYTWGHRIVTPKRVLIARNLKKSGTTTLKFHRKERLHVVSIAAGMVYSTALTDDGALFYWVSSDPDFRSQQLYSLSGRSMVNISAGKYWTAAVTATGDVYMWDGKNGKDKPPVATRLHGTKRATSVSVGETHLLIIGSLYHPAYTSNNPPKQKSNAKDELEELDEDLMFNDMESDNVLPTIQNDDAGKKPIPSLKSLCQKVAAENLVEPRNTIQLLEIADSLVADDLRKYCEEIAIRNLDYIFTVSSQAIASASPDVLANLENVLDLRSSEPWSYRCFPTPTATFPAIIYSEEEDSNGEVQRTRDGHTEQSIWKNEIHQRADSFLQPKDDPNHGIEKQVRALRKKLQQIEMLEAKQSRGQVLDDQQIAKLQTRSALESSLAELGVPVETPQLKTPSSVLLDGKGNKKVEPSKKQKKRNKKMATQVDIGLCFSGNEGELNHANGFLNTETSQTSKDKEEHAMIEGIATSQTNQESALCVKKDNLNLTNNKCSSPIVSKKKNKKGGLSMFLSGALDDAPKHVAPPPPSPKSEGPAWGGAKFSKGFASLREIQDEQRKTKESQSTGNKSHPEDPFDDRSDGKIRLSSFLPSKPIPLVSTHTPLASDGDRGTPSWTASGTPPLVSRPSLRDIQMQQGKQHQSVSQSPKTKTTGFSVTSGQGSPLDTSGVNRWFKPEVDQPSPIRSIQIEEKAMKELRRFYDSVKIVKKPMVN from the exons ATGGAAGCCTCACCTCAAGGACAAAAGCCTCCTCGCAAATTTCTGTCGACTGGAACCCAGAAAGATCTTTGCTTTGTTGTGCGAGAAGGATCATTGGCTGATGTGGATTCAGCACTAGGTTTACTGAAGAAGAGTGGTGGTGATATAAATTCAAGAAACATTTTTGGTCTCACTCCTCTTCATATTGCAACATGGAGAAACCACATTCCCATTGTTAGGAGGCTTCTTGCGGCTGGCGCTGACCCAGATATTAGG GATGGGGAATCTGGATGGAGTAGCCTTCACAGAGCTCTCCATTTTGGTCATCTTGCAGTGGCAAGTATACTTCTCCAGTCTGGTGCTTCTATCACACTAGAGGATTCTAAATCTCGAACACCTATTGATCTCCTCTCTGGGCCTGTCTTGCAAGCTCTTCAAAATGGACACAACTCTG TTACGACGGAGGTTTATAGTTGGGGAAGTGGTACAAACTATCAACTTGGAACTGGAAATGCACACATACAAAAGTTACCATGCAAGGTTGATGTTCTTCGTTGTTCTTTAATCAAGTTGGTTTCTGCTGCTAAGTTCCATAGTGTGGCAGTCACTTCTCGAGGAGAAGTCTACACTTGGGGGTTTGGAAGAGGAGGACGACTTGGTCACCCTGATTTTGATATACACAG CGGTCAAGCTGCAGTTATCACACCGCGTCACGTGACATTTGGTATAGGGTCCCGTCGGGTGAAGGCAATTGCGGCAGCTAAACATCACACCGTTATTGCTACGGAGGGTGGGGAAGTGTTCACCTGGGGGTCCAATAGAG AGGGTCAGCTTGGCTACACTTCCGTGGATACCCAACCTACACCTCGTAGAGTGAGTTCCCTTAGGTCAAAAGTTGTTGCAGTTGCTGCCGCCAACAAGCACACTGCTGTTGTTTCAAACGGTGGTGAAGTTTTCACATGGGGGTGCAATAGGGAAGGTCAGCTTGGCTATGGTACATCTAACTCTGCTTCAAACTACACCCCAAGATTAGTTGAATCCTTGAAAGGCAAGGTTTTTAAAGGGGTTGCAGCAGCAAAATATCACACAATTATATTGGGAGTTGATGGGGAG GTATACACTTGGGGTCATCGCATTGTCACGCCAAAACGTGTTTTAATTGCAAGAAACTTGAAAAAGAGTGGAACTACCACTTTGAAGTTTCATCGCAAGGAACGGCTTCATGTGGTTTCTATAGCTGCAGGGATGGTATATAGCACAGCTCTGACAGATGATGGCGCATTATTTTATTGGGTGTCATCAGATCCGGATTTCAGAAGCCAGCAG CTGTATTCATTGAGTGGAAGAAGTATGGTGAACATATCTGCAGGGAAATACTGGACTGCCGCAGTTACAGCTACAGGTGATGTTTACATGTGGGATGGGAAGAATGGTAAGGATAAGCCACCAGTTGCGACTCGGTTACATGGTACGAAGCGGGCTACTTCAGTTTCTGTAGGCGAAACACACTTGTTGATTATTGGCTCCCTTTATCACCCTGCCTACACTTCCAATAACCCTCCGAAGCAGAAGTCAAATGCCAAAGATGAGCTAGAAGAGCTTGATGAAGATCTTATGTTCAATGACATGGAGTCTGACAATGTTTTACCTACTATCCAAAATGATGATGCTGGGAAGAAGCCCATACCGAGCTTGAAAAGTCTTTGTCAAAAAGTGGCTGCAGAGAATCTAGTGGAGCCACGAAATACTATTCAACTGCTCGAAATTGCCGATTCACTCGTGGCAGATGATTTGCGGAAGTACTGTGAG GAGATTGCCATACGCAACCTTGACTATATTTTTACAGTATCATCACAAGCTATTGCTAGTGCTTCACCAGATGTTCTAGCTAACCTTGAAAACGTATTGGACCTAAGGTCATCTGAACCATGGAGTTACCGTTGTTTCCCAACTCCTACAGCTACTTTTCCTGCTATTATTTATAGTGAAGAGGAAGATAGTAACGGTGAGGTTCAAAGGACGCGTGATGGCCATACAGAGCAATCCATCTGGAAAAATGAAATCCACCAAAGAGCAGATTCCTTTCTTCAACCCAAAGATGATCCAAATCATGGTATTGAAAAGCAAGTTCGAGCCTTGCGGAAAAAGCTGCAGCAGATTGAGATGCTTGAAGCAAAACAGTCTAGGGGGCAAGTTCTTGATGACCAGCAAATTGCAAAGCTCCAAACGAGGTCAGCTCTAGAGAGCTCGCTGGCTGAGCTTGGTGTTCCAGTTGAGACACCACAGTTGAAGACACCATCGTCAGTTTTGCTAGATGGAAAAGGGAACAAAAAGGTTGAGCCATcaaaaaaacagaagaaaaggAACAAAAAGATGGCAACACAAGTGGATATAGGTTTGTGTTTTTCGGGAAATGAAGGAGAACTAAACCATGCAAATGGTTTCTTGAATACTGAAACCTCTCAAACCTCAAAGGATAAG GAGGAGCATGCCATGATTGAAGGGATTGCGACAAGCCAAACCAATCAAGAGTCAGCTTTGTGTGTTAAGAAGGACAATTTAAACCTAACAAATAACAAGTGTTCATCACCAATagtgtccaagaagaagaataaaaaggGTGGGCTTTCTATGTTCTTGAGTGGCGCTCTTGATGATGCCCCCAAGCATGTTGCACCCCCTCCACCATCCCCAAAAAGTGAAGGCCCAGCATGGGGTGGTGCTAAATTTTCCAAAGGGTTTGCATCCCTTCGCGAGATTCAGGATGAGCAAAGAAAAACCAAGGAGAGTCAGTCAACTGGGAACAAAAGTCACCCAGAAGATCCTTTCGATGATAGAAGTGATGGAAAGATTCGTCTGAGTTCTTTTTTACCTTCCAAGCCAATACCGTTGGTTTCAACCCATACTCCACTGGCATCTGATGGAGATAGAGGCACACCTTCTTGGACTGCTTCAGGAACTCCTCCCCTTGTTTCTCGCCCATCTCTGAGGGACATCCAAATGCAGCAG GGCAAGCAACACCAGAGTGTATCCCAGAGTCCAAAGACAAAAACCACCGGATTCTCAGTCACAAGTGGTCAGGGATCGCCACTGGATACTTCTGGAGTGAACCGGTGGTTCAAACCGGAGGTAGATCAACCGTCACCAATTCGGTCAATTCAGATCGAGGAAAAGGCTATGAAGGAGCTTAGGCGCTTCTACGACAGTGTTAAGATTGTCAAGAAGCCGATGGTAAATTAG
- the LOC103449318 gene encoding uncharacterized protein isoform X4 translates to MDTTLVSTAVFRQVTTEVYSWGSGTNYQLGTGNAHIQKLPCKVDVLRCSLIKLVSAAKFHSVAVTSRGEVYTWGFGRGGRLGHPDFDIHSGQAAVITPRHVTFGIGSRRVKAIAAAKHHTVIATEGGEVFTWGSNREGQLGYTSVDTQPTPRRVSSLRSKVVAVAAANKHTAVVSNGGEVFTWGCNREGQLGYGTSNSASNYTPRLVESLKGKVFKGVAAAKYHTIILGVDGEVYTWGHRIVTPKRVLIARNLKKSGTTTLKFHRKERLHVVSIAAGMVYSTALTDDGALFYWVSSDPDFRSQQLYSLSGRSMVNISAGKYWTAAVTATGDVYMWDGKNGKDKPPVATRLHGTKRATSVSVGETHLLIIGSLYHPAYTSNNPPKQKSNAKDELEELDEDLMFNDMESDNVLPTIQNDDAGKKPIPSLKSLCQKVAAENLVEPRNTIQLLEIADSLVADDLRKYCEEIAIRNLDYIFTVSSQAIASASPDVLANLENVLDLRSSEPWSYRCFPTPTATFPAIIYSEEEDSNGEVQRTRDGHTEQSIWKNEIHQRADSFLQPKDDPNHGIEKQVRALRKKLQQIEMLEAKQSRGQVLDDQQIAKLQTRSALESSLAELGVPVETPQLKTPSSVLLDGKGNKKVEPSKKQKKRNKKMATQVDIGLCFSGNEGELNHANGFLNTETSQTSKDKEEHAMIEGIATSQTNQESALCVKKDNLNLTNNKCSSPIVSKKKNKKGGLSMFLSGALDDAPKHVAPPPPSPKSEGPAWGGAKFSKGFASLREIQDEQRKTKESQSTGNKSHPEDPFDDRSDGKIRLSSFLPSKPIPLVSTHTPLASDGDRGTPSWTASGTPPLVSRPSLRDIQMQQGKQHQSVSQSPKTKTTGFSVTSGQGSPLDTSGVNRWFKPEVDQPSPIRSIQIEEKAMKELRRFYDSVKIVKKPMVN, encoded by the exons ATGGACACAACTCTGGTATCTACCGCTGTGTTTCGCCAAG TTACGACGGAGGTTTATAGTTGGGGAAGTGGTACAAACTATCAACTTGGAACTGGAAATGCACACATACAAAAGTTACCATGCAAGGTTGATGTTCTTCGTTGTTCTTTAATCAAGTTGGTTTCTGCTGCTAAGTTCCATAGTGTGGCAGTCACTTCTCGAGGAGAAGTCTACACTTGGGGGTTTGGAAGAGGAGGACGACTTGGTCACCCTGATTTTGATATACACAG CGGTCAAGCTGCAGTTATCACACCGCGTCACGTGACATTTGGTATAGGGTCCCGTCGGGTGAAGGCAATTGCGGCAGCTAAACATCACACCGTTATTGCTACGGAGGGTGGGGAAGTGTTCACCTGGGGGTCCAATAGAG AGGGTCAGCTTGGCTACACTTCCGTGGATACCCAACCTACACCTCGTAGAGTGAGTTCCCTTAGGTCAAAAGTTGTTGCAGTTGCTGCCGCCAACAAGCACACTGCTGTTGTTTCAAACGGTGGTGAAGTTTTCACATGGGGGTGCAATAGGGAAGGTCAGCTTGGCTATGGTACATCTAACTCTGCTTCAAACTACACCCCAAGATTAGTTGAATCCTTGAAAGGCAAGGTTTTTAAAGGGGTTGCAGCAGCAAAATATCACACAATTATATTGGGAGTTGATGGGGAG GTATACACTTGGGGTCATCGCATTGTCACGCCAAAACGTGTTTTAATTGCAAGAAACTTGAAAAAGAGTGGAACTACCACTTTGAAGTTTCATCGCAAGGAACGGCTTCATGTGGTTTCTATAGCTGCAGGGATGGTATATAGCACAGCTCTGACAGATGATGGCGCATTATTTTATTGGGTGTCATCAGATCCGGATTTCAGAAGCCAGCAG CTGTATTCATTGAGTGGAAGAAGTATGGTGAACATATCTGCAGGGAAATACTGGACTGCCGCAGTTACAGCTACAGGTGATGTTTACATGTGGGATGGGAAGAATGGTAAGGATAAGCCACCAGTTGCGACTCGGTTACATGGTACGAAGCGGGCTACTTCAGTTTCTGTAGGCGAAACACACTTGTTGATTATTGGCTCCCTTTATCACCCTGCCTACACTTCCAATAACCCTCCGAAGCAGAAGTCAAATGCCAAAGATGAGCTAGAAGAGCTTGATGAAGATCTTATGTTCAATGACATGGAGTCTGACAATGTTTTACCTACTATCCAAAATGATGATGCTGGGAAGAAGCCCATACCGAGCTTGAAAAGTCTTTGTCAAAAAGTGGCTGCAGAGAATCTAGTGGAGCCACGAAATACTATTCAACTGCTCGAAATTGCCGATTCACTCGTGGCAGATGATTTGCGGAAGTACTGTGAG GAGATTGCCATACGCAACCTTGACTATATTTTTACAGTATCATCACAAGCTATTGCTAGTGCTTCACCAGATGTTCTAGCTAACCTTGAAAACGTATTGGACCTAAGGTCATCTGAACCATGGAGTTACCGTTGTTTCCCAACTCCTACAGCTACTTTTCCTGCTATTATTTATAGTGAAGAGGAAGATAGTAACGGTGAGGTTCAAAGGACGCGTGATGGCCATACAGAGCAATCCATCTGGAAAAATGAAATCCACCAAAGAGCAGATTCCTTTCTTCAACCCAAAGATGATCCAAATCATGGTATTGAAAAGCAAGTTCGAGCCTTGCGGAAAAAGCTGCAGCAGATTGAGATGCTTGAAGCAAAACAGTCTAGGGGGCAAGTTCTTGATGACCAGCAAATTGCAAAGCTCCAAACGAGGTCAGCTCTAGAGAGCTCGCTGGCTGAGCTTGGTGTTCCAGTTGAGACACCACAGTTGAAGACACCATCGTCAGTTTTGCTAGATGGAAAAGGGAACAAAAAGGTTGAGCCATcaaaaaaacagaagaaaaggAACAAAAAGATGGCAACACAAGTGGATATAGGTTTGTGTTTTTCGGGAAATGAAGGAGAACTAAACCATGCAAATGGTTTCTTGAATACTGAAACCTCTCAAACCTCAAAGGATAAG GAGGAGCATGCCATGATTGAAGGGATTGCGACAAGCCAAACCAATCAAGAGTCAGCTTTGTGTGTTAAGAAGGACAATTTAAACCTAACAAATAACAAGTGTTCATCACCAATagtgtccaagaagaagaataaaaaggGTGGGCTTTCTATGTTCTTGAGTGGCGCTCTTGATGATGCCCCCAAGCATGTTGCACCCCCTCCACCATCCCCAAAAAGTGAAGGCCCAGCATGGGGTGGTGCTAAATTTTCCAAAGGGTTTGCATCCCTTCGCGAGATTCAGGATGAGCAAAGAAAAACCAAGGAGAGTCAGTCAACTGGGAACAAAAGTCACCCAGAAGATCCTTTCGATGATAGAAGTGATGGAAAGATTCGTCTGAGTTCTTTTTTACCTTCCAAGCCAATACCGTTGGTTTCAACCCATACTCCACTGGCATCTGATGGAGATAGAGGCACACCTTCTTGGACTGCTTCAGGAACTCCTCCCCTTGTTTCTCGCCCATCTCTGAGGGACATCCAAATGCAGCAG GGCAAGCAACACCAGAGTGTATCCCAGAGTCCAAAGACAAAAACCACCGGATTCTCAGTCACAAGTGGTCAGGGATCGCCACTGGATACTTCTGGAGTGAACCGGTGGTTCAAACCGGAGGTAGATCAACCGTCACCAATTCGGTCAATTCAGATCGAGGAAAAGGCTATGAAGGAGCTTAGGCGCTTCTACGACAGTGTTAAGATTGTCAAGAAGCCGATGGTAAATTAG